A region from the Solibacillus sp. FSL H8-0523 genome encodes:
- a CDS encoding ATP-binding cassette domain-containing protein, with protein MIQLQQINKKFGSFEAIHDVTLTIKKGEIHGLIGASGAGKSTLLRLMNLLEVPDSGAIIVNGQQLTRLKPAELREARKSIGMIFQHFHLVANKTVYANVEIALVLANYPKKLRRARVMECLTFVGLEQFVGHYPTQLSGGQKQRVAIARALANEPAVLLCDEPTSSLDTHTSAEVLRVLQKINDTLGVTVVLVSHELDVINSICHRATVLDGGQIYETVDLQRTGIKNTNQHPQAFVDQLVKGGALRV; from the coding sequence GTGATACAATTACAGCAAATCAATAAAAAGTTTGGCTCCTTTGAGGCTATTCACGATGTCACATTAACGATTAAAAAAGGTGAAATACACGGCTTAATCGGTGCAAGTGGTGCAGGGAAATCAACGTTACTGCGTTTGATGAACCTATTAGAAGTTCCGGATAGCGGTGCGATTATCGTCAACGGGCAGCAGCTAACGAGATTAAAGCCAGCTGAGCTTCGTGAGGCGAGAAAATCCATCGGCATGATTTTTCAACATTTTCATTTAGTCGCCAATAAGACGGTCTACGCCAATGTGGAAATCGCTCTGGTACTCGCGAATTACCCGAAAAAATTGAGACGCGCGCGTGTTATGGAATGCTTAACGTTTGTTGGTTTAGAGCAGTTCGTAGGCCACTACCCAACGCAGCTAAGTGGTGGGCAAAAGCAACGTGTCGCGATTGCACGGGCACTTGCCAATGAGCCGGCTGTCCTTTTATGCGATGAACCAACGTCGTCACTTGATACGCATACGTCAGCAGAGGTATTACGCGTTTTGCAAAAAATTAATGATACGTTAGGTGTAACAGTTGTCCTCGTAAGTCATGAGCTTGATGTCATTAATAGTATTTGCCACCGAGCTACCGTGTTAGATGGTGGTCAAATTTATGAAACGGTTGATTTACAACGAACAGGCATCAAAAATACGAATCAGCACCCGCAAGCCTTCGTTGATCAGCTTGTGAAAGGTGGGGCTCTGCGTGTTTGA
- a CDS encoding methionine ABC transporter permease, translated as MFDVLKQYEAEIWRAISETFFMVGVSILAAILIGLPIGTYLFLCGKDKLLENRVVYNVLNLFVNIVRSFPFLLLVVFLIPFTRLIVGTAIGTLAATVPLSVIAIAHYARLVEQSLLDVPKGVIEAAVSMGASIRRIIFSFLYVEARSSLVLALTTSIVSFISYSTIMGVVGGGGIGDFAIRYGYQQFKTDLMLYMIFIMIILVQLIQLLGTTVARWLDNR; from the coding sequence GTGTTTGACGTGTTAAAGCAATACGAAGCTGAAATTTGGCGCGCCATTAGTGAAACCTTTTTCATGGTCGGTGTATCTATTTTAGCTGCCATACTTATCGGATTACCCATCGGTACATATTTGTTTTTATGCGGCAAGGACAAGCTACTTGAAAATCGCGTTGTGTACAATGTTCTAAACTTATTTGTGAATATTGTCCGCTCGTTTCCGTTTTTACTGTTGGTCGTGTTTTTAATTCCATTTACACGGCTCATTGTCGGAACCGCGATTGGGACGCTGGCGGCGACAGTCCCGTTATCCGTCATTGCGATTGCACATTACGCAAGGCTCGTGGAACAGTCACTTCTTGATGTACCAAAAGGTGTGATCGAGGCGGCGGTGTCGATGGGCGCATCGATACGACGCATTATTTTTAGCTTTCTTTATGTCGAGGCACGTTCAAGTCTTGTGCTTGCTCTGACGACGTCAATTGTCAGTTTTATTTCGTATTCGACCATTATGGGTGTCGTTGGTGGTGGAGGAATTGGCGACTTTGCGATTCGCTACGGTTATCAGCAATTCAAAACTGATTTAATGCTTTACATGATTTTTATTATGATTATTTTGGTACAGCTCATTCAATTACTTGGAACGACTGTAGCAAGATGGTTGGATAACAGATAG
- a CDS encoding MetQ/NlpA family ABC transporter substrate-binding protein translates to MKKSWMISLAAAFMLVGCGQQEENVEKPANEDVTTLKVASLIAPMTEILELVEPQLADEGIDLEIVVLGDNVQPNSALAAKEVDANFFQHVPYMEEFNRNNGSKLVPIQPIYFANYGVYAKNFDSIDALPDGATVAIANDISNVDRSLAMLAQNGVITLKEKTDVYYTLASVADNPKNLQFKEVDLLMLARMYDDADAVVMTPAYAAPLGLTPKSDALLTEGVENDFAITLVAREDNKDDAAIKKLAQAMTSEAVREFLAENYDETATPAFE, encoded by the coding sequence GTGAAAAAAAGTTGGATGATTAGTTTAGCCGCAGCATTTATGTTAGTTGGCTGTGGACAGCAAGAAGAGAATGTAGAAAAGCCAGCAAATGAAGACGTAACGACGTTAAAGGTCGCATCATTAATTGCCCCAATGACGGAAATTTTAGAGCTAGTCGAGCCACAATTAGCCGATGAAGGCATTGATTTGGAGATTGTTGTGCTAGGAGATAATGTACAACCAAACAGTGCGCTAGCCGCAAAGGAAGTGGACGCTAACTTCTTCCAGCACGTGCCGTATATGGAGGAATTCAATCGTAATAATGGCTCAAAATTAGTACCAATTCAGCCAATCTACTTCGCGAATTACGGTGTGTATGCGAAAAACTTTGATTCGATCGATGCATTACCAGACGGTGCAACAGTAGCGATTGCCAATGATATTTCCAATGTCGATCGTTCACTGGCGATGCTTGCACAAAACGGTGTCATTACTTTAAAAGAAAAAACAGATGTGTATTACACGTTAGCTAGCGTAGCGGACAACCCGAAAAATCTGCAATTTAAAGAGGTTGATTTACTCATGCTTGCACGTATGTATGATGATGCCGATGCAGTCGTAATGACACCAGCATATGCCGCTCCACTTGGCTTAACGCCAAAAAGTGATGCGCTGTTAACGGAAGGGGTAGAAAACGACTTTGCGATTACATTAGTAGCGCGCGAGGACAACAAAGACGACGCAGCAATTAAGAAACTTGCACAAGCAATGACGAGTGAAGCCGTACGTGAATTCTTAGCGGAAAATTATGATGAAACGGCGACACCAGCGTTTGAATAA
- a CDS encoding VOC family protein — protein METNTIQRIGQIAVPVKNIESATEFYKEVLGLPLLFNTESMAFFDCNGQRLLLSLPEKDEYANSSSVIYFQVEDIKKSVEKLIEKGVSFIDQPHVVAKMGNTETWMTFFNDTEGNTHALMCEVQI, from the coding sequence ATGGAAACTAATACAATTCAAAGGATTGGCCAAATTGCAGTGCCAGTAAAAAATATAGAAAGTGCGACTGAATTTTATAAGGAAGTATTAGGATTGCCACTGCTCTTTAACACAGAAAGTATGGCATTCTTTGATTGCAATGGGCAACGACTTCTTCTATCTTTACCTGAAAAAGATGAGTATGCAAATTCAAGTTCGGTTATCTATTTTCAGGTAGAAGATATTAAAAAATCAGTTGAAAAATTAATTGAAAAGGGCGTTTCCTTTATCGACCAACCACATGTCGTTGCCAAAATGGGAAATACAGAAACGTGGATGACCTTCTTTAACGATACTGAAGGAAATACACATGCTTTAATGTGTGAAGTGCAAATTTAA
- a CDS encoding phosphotransferase, whose protein sequence is MEKNRIRLDGGFHNDVFHIENEGKVVRISDISKTKTMVLQEIEWMNFLYEEGVAVPKPEMTIESEEERVRVYFEFIKGDPIDVTNPFHWNEKIFGQLGRILGRIHALSKKFKVDAIHRPVWTVENPDIFAIRENLSPWIRENYDNLVHNLFPYEITPETFGLIHNDFHQGNLIINHEGTLTTIDFDECSFNWYAQDVAVVFYHAYWQHNSYNGNVDTFPQTFLSHLFAGYKEENLLHKDLIEQIPIFLKLREIFLYQLFREKWDKNNLEDWQKFTLRDLEHKIKNKIPYAGIRDFSIYLMDS, encoded by the coding sequence ATGGAAAAAAATCGTATAAGACTAGACGGAGGATTTCATAACGATGTGTTTCATATCGAGAATGAAGGAAAAGTAGTAAGAATATCTGATATTAGCAAAACAAAGACAATGGTTTTACAAGAAATAGAGTGGATGAATTTCTTGTATGAAGAAGGGGTTGCTGTACCGAAGCCTGAAATGACTATAGAGAGCGAAGAGGAACGGGTCAGAGTATATTTTGAATTTATTAAAGGTGATCCAATTGACGTTACAAACCCATTTCACTGGAATGAAAAAATATTTGGCCAATTGGGGAGGATTTTGGGGAGAATCCATGCCTTATCCAAAAAGTTTAAGGTTGATGCAATTCATCGACCGGTTTGGACCGTTGAAAATCCCGACATATTTGCTATTAGAGAAAATTTAAGTCCATGGATAAGAGAGAACTATGACAACCTGGTGCACAATCTATTTCCGTATGAAATTACACCAGAAACGTTTGGGCTAATACATAATGATTTCCACCAAGGTAACCTAATTATTAATCATGAAGGCACTTTAACTACGATTGATTTTGATGAGTGTTCATTTAATTGGTACGCCCAAGATGTTGCGGTAGTCTTCTATCACGCCTATTGGCAACATAATTCCTACAATGGCAATGTGGATACATTCCCTCAAACATTTTTGAGCCATTTATTTGCTGGATATAAAGAAGAGAACCTGTTACATAAGGATTTGATCGAACAAATCCCGATTTTCTTGAAGCTACGAGAGATTTTTTTATATCAATTATTTAGAGAAAAGTGGGATAAGAATAACTTGGAGGATTGGCAAAAGTTTACCTTGCGCGATTTAGAGCATAAGATCAAGAACAAAATCCCGTACGCGGGGATTCGTGATTTTTCTATTTATTTGATGGATAGCTAA
- a CDS encoding HAD family hydrolase, producing MIFDLDDTLLDRENAVNQMFLMILEKCYQDVDHSTKNKMLQKFKEYDKRAYGYGDKTNVLESLFDEFPPKHRLPSNDIQDFWNNNFPHCFSINPDTLKIVNTLKTQVKVAIITNGLTLRQKAKIINTNLNSCFDIILISEEVGFSKPDRRIFELALKKLNVQPEETLFIGDDLEKDIGGCQSVSIKGLWFNPRMVKNDTTIKPDAEINSFERILDFLPNLNC from the coding sequence ATAATATTTGATTTAGATGATACCTTACTTGATAGAGAAAACGCAGTGAACCAAATGTTTTTAATGATTTTAGAAAAATGTTATCAAGATGTCGATCATTCAACTAAAAACAAAATGCTACAAAAATTCAAAGAATACGATAAGAGAGCGTATGGTTACGGTGATAAAACAAACGTATTAGAATCACTTTTTGATGAATTCCCACCAAAACATAGATTACCAAGCAATGACATTCAAGATTTTTGGAATAATAATTTTCCACATTGTTTTTCTATAAACCCAGATACTCTAAAAATTGTAAATACTTTAAAAACACAAGTAAAAGTTGCAATTATTACAAATGGCTTAACTCTGAGACAGAAAGCTAAAATAATTAATACTAACTTAAATAGTTGCTTTGATATAATACTTATTTCCGAAGAAGTAGGATTTAGCAAACCCGACAGACGCATATTTGAATTAGCATTGAAAAAGCTTAATGTGCAACCAGAAGAAACTTTATTCATTGGAGATGACCTAGAAAAGGACATTGGTGGTTGTCAAAGTGTAAGTATAAAGGGCCTATGGTTTAATCCACGTATGGTAAAGAATGATACCACAATTAAGCCAGATGCCGAGATCAATTCTTTCGAGAGAATATTAGATTTTTTACCTAATCTGAATTGTTAG
- a CDS encoding VOC family protein yields the protein MILGLHHAQITIPKGTEEKAKDFYCQVLGLEEIEKPVSLQGRGGFWLQVGDKEVHVGTEEGFDRITTKAHLAYQVEDVSYWRSVLIENGIKILDSVPIPNFDRFEFRDPFGNRVEMIQQL from the coding sequence ATGATTCTTGGATTACATCACGCACAGATAACAATTCCAAAAGGTACTGAAGAGAAAGCGAAGGATTTTTATTGTCAGGTGCTCGGTTTAGAGGAGATTGAAAAACCAGTATCACTTCAAGGAAGAGGGGGCTTTTGGTTGCAAGTTGGTGATAAAGAGGTGCACGTAGGGACAGAAGAGGGCTTTGATCGGATAACAACGAAAGCCCACTTAGCTTACCAGGTAGAAGATGTGTCCTACTGGAGAAGCGTGCTTATTGAAAATGGTATAAAAATATTGGATTCAGTACCAATTCCAAATTTTGACCGTTTTGAATTTAGAGATCCATTTGGAAATCGAGTCGAAATGATTCAACAACTATAA
- a CDS encoding NUDIX hydrolase translates to MGYIMNLRKKIGTDPIIMVGACVLIFNERGELLMQHRIDNNCWGLVGGSMELGETLEEVAIREMYEETGLTANNLTLFGIFSGKELYYQYPHGDEVYNVATTYICDDYDGELHFDPEEADDLQFFSLDALPEHISPPDKVVIGKYLAHVTN, encoded by the coding sequence GTGGGCTATATTATGAATTTGCGTAAAAAAATAGGGACGGACCCGATTATTATGGTTGGTGCATGTGTATTGATTTTCAATGAACGCGGTGAACTGTTAATGCAGCACCGCATTGACAATAACTGCTGGGGGTTAGTAGGTGGCTCGATGGAATTAGGCGAAACGTTAGAAGAAGTCGCAATTCGCGAAATGTATGAGGAAACCGGTCTAACTGCAAATAACTTAACGCTATTTGGCATTTTTTCAGGCAAGGAACTTTACTATCAATATCCACACGGCGATGAAGTGTATAACGTAGCGACGACCTATATTTGTGATGACTACGACGGGGAGCTACATTTTGATCCAGAGGAAGCGGACGATTTACAGTTTTTCAGCTTAGATGCGTTACCAGAGCACATTAGCCCGCCGGATAAGGTTGTCATTGGAAAGTATTTGGCGCACGTTACGAACTAA
- a CDS encoding RNA-guided endonuclease TnpB family protein, producing the protein MKQIVKAFKCRLYPTKQQEQRLQKTFGCTRFVYNHLLHLALERKKLSKVAKHYFPSKADFVNSVALLKEVFAFLKEVDSIALQASAEALHEAFSRYFNKQNRFPNFKKHSSFKSYTTKTVNHNIRFVTKHRITLPKLGSVRLKNSFGDALTTGQIQRATISQEADGAYYLSILVKNVPVHDLPKTNVNQGIDLGLAHFAALSDGVFLEAPRALFHYEHQLKQAQRTLSRRIARAKKEKRALHDSKNVQKARQQVARLHAKIKHVRQDFLQKASTALVRAYDVLALEALNVRDMLQSTYAKGISDASWAQFKTMLHYKALWYGKTVKWVNPAYTSQTCNKCGDIDQMNRFGQQFRCTKCHHEDHADTNAAKNILKAAR; encoded by the coding sequence GTGAAGCAGATTGTGAAAGCGTTTAAATGTCGGCTGTATCCGACCAAACAACAAGAACAACGATTACAAAAAACATTTGGCTGTACGCGTTTTGTCTATAACCACCTACTCCATTTAGCACTCGAACGCAAAAAGCTGTCAAAAGTAGCAAAGCACTATTTTCCTTCTAAAGCAGACTTTGTGAACAGCGTTGCCCTTTTAAAAGAGGTTTTTGCCTTTTTAAAAGAAGTCGATAGCATTGCCTTACAAGCAAGTGCAGAAGCTTTACATGAGGCGTTTTCGCGCTACTTTAATAAGCAAAACCGCTTCCCCAACTTTAAAAAGCATTCGTCATTTAAAAGCTACACAACAAAAACCGTGAATCACAACATTCGTTTTGTCACAAAGCATCGGATCACGTTACCAAAGCTAGGTTCAGTTCGCTTAAAAAATTCGTTTGGTGATGCGCTCACAACGGGTCAAATTCAACGTGCCACAATTAGCCAAGAAGCGGATGGTGCGTATTACCTTTCTATTTTAGTGAAAAATGTGCCAGTCCATGATTTACCGAAAACCAACGTCAATCAAGGGATTGATTTGGGGCTTGCCCATTTTGCCGCTTTGTCAGATGGAGTCTTTCTTGAGGCCCCACGCGCATTATTTCACTATGAACATCAGCTAAAACAAGCCCAGCGCACCTTGTCACGCCGTATAGCACGTGCTAAAAAAGAAAAACGCGCCTTACACGACAGCAAAAATGTGCAAAAGGCACGCCAACAAGTGGCGCGTCTTCATGCCAAAATAAAGCATGTGCGCCAAGACTTTTTACAAAAAGCCTCTACAGCACTCGTTCGTGCGTATGATGTACTCGCTTTAGAAGCATTGAACGTGCGTGACATGTTGCAATCGACTTATGCGAAAGGGATTTCGGATGCGAGCTGGGCGCAATTTAAAACCATGCTTCACTATAAAGCGCTTTGGTATGGGAAAACGGTGAAATGGGTCAACCCTGCCTACACAAGCCAAACCTGCAATAAATGCGGGGATATTGATCAAATGAACCGCTTTGGCCAACAATTCCGCTGTACGAAGTGTCACCACGAGGACCATGCGGACACGAATGCAGCGAAAAACATCTTAAAGGCAGCGCGCTAG
- the glsA gene encoding glutaminase A, with protein MENLQTIFEQAKELTAKGKAASYIPALAQADPAAFAVSLMSMDYQIELGDCSKTFTLQSVVKVLSFMVAANHHGIEEILKYVDVEPTGDSFNSIVRLESKNNKPFNPMINAGAITIASLLPGKSMFEKVKSVTQFIEKILGKQVYINNEVYLSEYHSADYNRAITYILQANGFLKSDVEQSLQVYLQLCAISVNTSDLAKIALYFATNGKNSDAVCSKEVINISKALMLTCGMYNFSGKFAAFVGLPAKSGVSGAIIAIVKDGEMEHLKGPIGIGVYGPAIDEVGNSVAGIEFLAKCSKHYDLFCL; from the coding sequence ATGGAAAACTTACAAACAATTTTTGAGCAGGCAAAAGAACTGACAGCTAAAGGGAAAGCTGCGTCCTATATTCCTGCACTTGCACAAGCAGATCCGGCAGCGTTTGCGGTCAGCCTCATGTCGATGGATTATCAAATCGAGCTAGGGGACTGCAGTAAAACGTTTACGCTTCAAAGTGTTGTTAAGGTGCTGAGCTTTATGGTAGCAGCGAATCATCATGGCATTGAAGAAATTCTAAAATATGTAGATGTCGAGCCAACAGGGGATTCATTTAATTCAATTGTGCGTCTAGAAAGTAAGAACAATAAGCCGTTCAATCCGATGATTAACGCAGGTGCGATTACCATTGCATCGCTATTGCCTGGGAAATCAATGTTCGAAAAAGTCAAGTCCGTAACGCAATTTATTGAAAAAATTTTAGGCAAACAAGTATATATCAATAATGAAGTTTATTTATCAGAATATCATTCGGCCGATTACAACCGTGCAATCACTTATATTTTACAAGCGAACGGCTTCTTAAAGTCAGACGTTGAGCAATCGTTGCAAGTGTATTTACAGCTTTGTGCAATCTCTGTGAACACATCAGACTTAGCGAAAATCGCCTTGTATTTTGCGACAAATGGCAAAAATAGTGATGCTGTATGTAGCAAAGAAGTGATTAACATTTCAAAAGCGTTAATGCTTACATGTGGGATGTACAATTTCTCAGGGAAATTTGCTGCGTTTGTTGGATTACCCGCGAAAAGTGGGGTATCCGGTGCAATTATTGCCATTGTAAAAGACGGAGAAATGGAGCATTTAAAAGGGCCAATCGGAATTGGAGTTTACGGACCAGCAATTGATGAGGTTGGCAACAGTGTTGCCGGGATTGAGTTTTTAGCAAAATGCTCGAAACACTATGATTTGTTTTGTTTATAG
- the psiE gene encoding phosphate-starvation-inducible protein PsiE, protein MNRLTNPKPFREFIPKVLQVILNIGLTVLAVALCVMLIIEMVEFLKFIVSGEKQEYKYFLAKILVFFLYFEFITMIVKYFKEDYHFPLRYFMYIGITAMLRLIIVEHESAMDTLLFALVILILIIGYYIINITPRERPMKKS, encoded by the coding sequence TTGAATCGTTTAACCAACCCTAAGCCGTTCAGGGAATTTATCCCGAAAGTATTGCAAGTAATTTTAAACATTGGTTTAACGGTACTTGCGGTAGCACTATGCGTTATGCTAATCATCGAAATGGTCGAGTTTTTGAAGTTCATCGTGAGTGGTGAAAAGCAAGAATACAAATACTTTTTAGCAAAAATCTTAGTGTTCTTCCTGTATTTTGAGTTCATTACCATGATTGTGAAATACTTTAAAGAGGATTATCATTTCCCGCTCCGCTATTTCATGTACATTGGGATTACGGCGATGCTTAGACTGATCATTGTGGAGCATGAGTCCGCAATGGACACACTCCTGTTCGCACTTGTCATCTTAATTTTGATTATTGGTTACTATATTATAAACATTACGCCGAGAGAACGACCGATGAAAAAATCTTAA
- a CDS encoding GNAT family N-acetyltransferase, giving the protein MIIRTATLEDAANIAKVHVDSWRTTYKGIIQQSFLDKLSYEKRTTLWENNLTNPARNVYVAQTGDNEIIGFVVGEKRDTNTEQGATDLSAIYLFEEWQGKGVGKLLLKQVMQSFKEQGYYKVYVDVLADNKSREFYKYYGAQYVETFTIKFDGVPIDEEVYVWNNIDAVLEKL; this is encoded by the coding sequence ATGATCATTCGAACAGCAACACTAGAAGATGCAGCAAATATCGCCAAAGTCCATGTGGATAGCTGGCGCACGACGTATAAAGGAATTATTCAACAAAGCTTTTTAGATAAATTAAGTTACGAGAAGCGTACAACACTTTGGGAGAATAACCTTACCAATCCAGCTAGAAACGTTTATGTGGCACAAACAGGTGACAATGAAATCATCGGGTTTGTCGTAGGGGAAAAGCGTGACACGAATACAGAACAAGGCGCAACAGATTTATCAGCCATTTACTTATTTGAAGAGTGGCAAGGCAAGGGCGTTGGAAAGCTTTTGTTAAAACAAGTCATGCAGAGTTTCAAAGAGCAGGGCTATTACAAGGTGTATGTGGACGTATTGGCAGACAACAAATCACGTGAGTTTTATAAGTATTACGGCGCACAATATGTGGAAACGTTTACCATTAAGTTTGATGGCGTACCAATCGATGAAGAAGTCTATGTTTGGAATAATATTGATGCTGTATTAGAAAAGCTCTAG
- a CDS encoding alpha/beta fold hydrolase yields the protein MWTQHTIETTRGMFEYFTKGEGEPLAITHFFSQFNERGNLFANPFTAHYEVFLINVRGAGNSCAVTEDAQMNFPEIIKDLEAIRVALGFEKWAFAGHSTGGMLALQYAILAPQSLTKIIAGSTAASKEYASHPDSMYCADNANFPRIIEIMELLNNTATTVEERQKLGLEWSLMSYYDEEKLQLALSLPNSGKTVGRALDYFRKIEVKNYDVRNELKNVTIPSYIFGGRYDAQCPIEFTYEIAQLMPHAHVTVFEKSNHHPYIEELENYEVLVKETLDDV from the coding sequence ATGTGGACACAACATACAATTGAAACAACACGTGGAATGTTTGAATATTTTACAAAAGGCGAAGGAGAGCCACTCGCGATTACGCATTTTTTCTCCCAATTTAATGAGAGGGGTAATTTGTTTGCAAATCCGTTTACAGCGCATTATGAGGTGTTTTTGATTAATGTACGCGGTGCAGGGAATTCATGTGCGGTCACAGAGGATGCCCAAATGAATTTTCCAGAAATTATTAAGGATTTAGAGGCGATTCGCGTAGCACTTGGCTTTGAGAAGTGGGCATTTGCCGGGCATTCTACAGGAGGGATGCTGGCATTACAATATGCAATCCTAGCTCCACAGTCATTAACGAAAATCATTGCGGGGTCAACTGCAGCAAGTAAAGAATACGCGAGCCATCCTGACAGCATGTACTGCGCAGACAATGCAAATTTCCCACGCATTATTGAGATTATGGAGCTATTAAACAATACAGCTACAACCGTAGAAGAGCGCCAAAAGCTGGGATTAGAGTGGTCACTCATGTCGTATTACGATGAGGAAAAATTACAGCTTGCTTTGTCTTTACCGAACAGTGGTAAAACGGTTGGCAGAGCGCTTGATTATTTTAGAAAAATCGAAGTGAAAAATTATGATGTGCGTAATGAGCTAAAGAACGTTACAATACCAAGCTATATTTTTGGTGGACGCTATGACGCGCAATGTCCAATTGAATTTACATATGAAATCGCGCAACTGATGCCACATGCACATGTCACGGTGTTTGAAAAGTCCAATCACCACCCGTATATTGAAGAGCTTGAAAACTATGAGGTGTTAGTGAAGGAGACACTGGATGATGTTTGA
- the abc-f gene encoding ABC-F type ribosomal protection protein, translated as MPIEMKHVHFSYDTLDTPLFDNVNLTLDTKWKLGLIGRNGRGKTTFLQLLMNKLPFSGEILSDEEFVYFPQIIHDPTMLTYNAIDEVTPVELWQLERECQLLGLSKELLWQPFEQLSGGEQTKVLLAALFCDDSHFPLLDEPTNHLDIKARAVVANYLKKKKGFIVVSHDRAFVDEVVDHILVIEKSDLKLYKGDFTTYEQQKKLQDGFELEQNRSLKSEIDRLQKTAREKSDWAKEREKPSGNDPFGNAIAKRMNKRAKAIEKRTTEKIEEKTKLLKNIETVSDLTINCRFSHRNPVLRVKDFTLSYDGITLFKPLTFEVRHGEQVAIVGPNGSGKTSILKYLQGTFTGEVTGEIQLSHGLTQSAIRQHHDDNNGMLKDFAHTEGIDYTLFLNNLRILGFGRDVFQVAIENMSNGQQKKVEFAKSLGQPAELFVWDEPLNYLDVFNQQQIEVMITGYKPTLLFVEHDAVFVERVATRVIKLEQYN; from the coding sequence ATGCCAATAGAAATGAAACATGTACACTTTAGTTATGATACCTTAGACACGCCGCTGTTTGATAATGTGAATTTAACACTTGATACAAAATGGAAGCTGGGTCTGATTGGTCGTAATGGGCGCGGAAAAACGACGTTCCTGCAACTACTGATGAACAAGCTGCCATTTAGCGGCGAGATTCTTAGTGATGAGGAATTTGTTTATTTCCCGCAAATCATTCATGACCCAACGATGCTTACGTATAATGCGATTGATGAAGTGACGCCAGTAGAGTTGTGGCAGTTAGAACGCGAATGCCAGCTGCTTGGTCTAAGTAAGGAGCTGTTATGGCAGCCGTTTGAGCAATTGTCTGGTGGAGAGCAAACGAAGGTGTTACTGGCCGCGCTATTTTGTGATGACAGCCACTTCCCCCTTCTCGATGAACCGACCAATCACTTAGACATTAAAGCACGAGCTGTTGTTGCCAATTATTTAAAAAAGAAAAAGGGCTTTATCGTTGTCAGCCATGACCGTGCATTTGTAGATGAAGTAGTTGACCATATTTTAGTCATTGAAAAAAGTGATTTGAAGCTATATAAAGGTGACTTCACCACATACGAGCAGCAAAAGAAATTACAGGATGGATTCGAGCTCGAACAAAATCGCTCATTAAAATCAGAAATCGATCGTCTCCAAAAAACTGCACGTGAAAAATCAGATTGGGCAAAAGAGCGTGAGAAACCGTCTGGCAACGATCCGTTCGGCAATGCCATAGCAAAGCGCATGAATAAACGTGCCAAAGCCATTGAAAAACGAACAACGGAAAAAATAGAAGAAAAAACAAAGTTATTGAAGAATATTGAAACGGTGAGTGATTTAACGATTAATTGCAGGTTTAGCCACCGCAATCCTGTGCTACGGGTAAAGGATTTTACGCTAAGTTATGATGGTATAACCCTATTTAAACCACTAACATTTGAAGTACGACACGGCGAGCAAGTGGCGATTGTCGGTCCAAATGGAAGCGGAAAAACGTCGATATTAAAGTATTTACAAGGTACATTTACCGGTGAGGTAACTGGTGAAATCCAACTATCTCATGGGTTAACACAAAGTGCGATTCGCCAACACCACGATGACAATAACGGGATGCTCAAGGATTTTGCGCATACAGAAGGCATTGACTACACATTATTTTTAAATAACTTACGTATATTAGGTTTTGGGCGCGATGTCTTTCAAGTTGCCATTGAAAACATGAGTAATGGGCAACAGAAAAAAGTGGAATTTGCGAAATCACTAGGACAACCCGCTGAGCTGTTTGTCTGGGATGAACCGCTCAATTATTTAGACGTGTTTAACCAGCAGCAAATCGAGGTCATGATTACGGGCTATAAGCCGACGCTGCTGTTTGTTGAGCATGATGCTGTATTTGTAGAGCGCGTGGCAACGAGGGTCATAAAGCTCGAGCAATATAATTAA